In Xenorhabdus poinarii G6, the following are encoded in one genomic region:
- the gntX gene encoding DNA utilization protein GntX, protein MLTMVGYCWLCQQNLYFPHHGICCLCHQQVKRRQPVCPRCALPAESGRFPCGRCVRKPPPWQHLIAITDYTPPLSQLIHRYKYHNTPQLAPVLARLFLLHWLQGYRENRWHKPDRILGIPLHSRKRWQRGFDQIELIAHSLSHWLQCPYHPGFLRRSRATLSQQSLSAAQRKTNLKRAFQLRGHVTDQHVAIFDDVITTGTTIHEASQLLIRAGACSVQAWAICRTL, encoded by the coding sequence ATGCTAACAATGGTTGGGTACTGTTGGCTATGCCAGCAAAATTTGTATTTCCCCCATCATGGGATCTGTTGTCTTTGTCATCAACAGGTAAAGCGGCGGCAACCTGTCTGTCCGCGCTGTGCGCTGCCTGCTGAATCCGGCCGCTTTCCATGTGGGCGATGCGTGAGAAAACCCCCTCCGTGGCAACATTTGATCGCGATCACCGATTACACGCCACCATTAAGCCAGCTTATCCACCGTTACAAGTATCACAACACACCACAACTTGCACCGGTGCTGGCTCGCTTATTTCTGTTACATTGGTTACAAGGCTATCGTGAAAACCGCTGGCATAAACCGGATCGCATATTGGGTATTCCTCTGCACAGTAGAAAACGCTGGCAACGCGGGTTTGATCAGATTGAACTGATAGCCCATTCCCTGTCACATTGGCTGCAATGCCCGTATCACCCCGGTTTTTTGCGACGCTCACGTGCTACACTCTCACAGCAGAGCCTTTCTGCCGCCCAAAGGAAAACCAATCTTAAACGCGCCTTTCAATTACGAGGCCATGTTACTGATCAACATGTCGCCATCTTCGATGATGTGATCACCACGGGCACAACGATACATGAAGCTTCACAGTTGCTAATTCGTGCGGGCGCTTGCTCGGTACAAGCTTGGGCAATATGCCGAACCTTGTAG
- the nfuA gene encoding Fe-S biogenesis protein NfuA, protein MINITEAAQAHFAKLLANQEPGTQIRVFVINPGTPTAECGVSYCPPDAVEATDTELKFDQLSAYVDEISAPFLEEAVIDFVTDQLGSQLTLKAPNAKMRKVDDDAPLIERVEYVLQSQINPQLAGHGGRVSLMEITGENYAILQFGGGCNGCSMVDVTLKEGIEKQLLQMFPELKGVKDLTEHQRGEHSYY, encoded by the coding sequence ATGATTAATATTACTGAAGCAGCGCAAGCACACTTTGCCAAGCTATTGGCAAATCAAGAGCCGGGCACACAGATCCGCGTTTTTGTCATTAATCCAGGCACGCCAACTGCTGAATGCGGCGTTTCCTATTGCCCACCGGATGCTGTTGAAGCCACTGATACTGAACTCAAATTCGACCAACTTTCTGCCTATGTTGATGAAATTAGTGCTCCTTTCTTGGAAGAAGCCGTGATTGATTTTGTCACCGACCAATTGGGCTCGCAATTGACCCTGAAAGCCCCGAACGCCAAAATGCGTAAAGTAGACGATGATGCCCCACTGATTGAGCGCGTTGAATATGTTCTACAATCGCAAATCAATCCCCAACTGGCAGGGCATGGTGGCCGTGTCAGCCTGATGGAAATCACGGGTGAAAACTATGCCATTCTGCAATTTGGGGGGGGATGCAACGGCTGTTCAATGGTCGATGTCACCCTGAAAGAAGGGATTGAAAAACAGTTACTACAGATGTTCCCTGAATTGAAAGGCGTGAAAGATTTGACTGAACACCAGCGCGGTGAACATTCCTATTACTGA
- the glpE gene encoding thiosulfate sulfurtransferase GlpE: protein MDHFQTINPEQAYQHWLDKTAVMVDIRDPQSFRAGHAAGAFHLTNETMNHFLQETDFDQPVMVMCYHGHSSQSAAQYLINIGFEAVFSINGGFAAWQKAYPQAIHTL, encoded by the coding sequence ATGGACCACTTTCAAACGATAAACCCTGAACAGGCTTACCAACATTGGCTCGATAAAACCGCAGTGATGGTTGATATCCGCGATCCACAAAGTTTTCGTGCCGGGCACGCAGCAGGCGCATTTCATCTAACGAATGAAACAATGAATCATTTTCTACAGGAAACCGATTTTGATCAGCCCGTTATGGTGATGTGCTACCACGGTCATAGTAGTCAAAGCGCAGCACAATACTTGATCAATATAGGTTTTGAGGCCGTTTTTAGTATCAATGGCGGCTTTGCCGCCTGGCAAAAAGCCTATCCCCAGGCTATCCATACCCTGTGA
- a CDS encoding RHS repeat domain-containing protein, whose amino-acid sequence MSTEFFSQATNFQSTATGRVDPRTGLFNYVMPVAHLIGNNRLGPEQIFALTYSPLNGVDRGFGIGFSLGLTQYDAKNRLLMLSTGEQYKVFETDEKVTLKQYKQDVVRFEKDVVQNVYRVIHKSGLVEILNGSRHLYDLKVPTQIVNPLGYTLKLDWIYDTGAMPRLTAVSDEGQILLKIHEKTAAYTYITVWPESSESYGIRLLFENDKVTQINNETSNQTLIWKLEYDSDSGFLTRVLSPTGNTEFVDYDFDGHQFPEEADLPPLPYVTRYIQHSKQNPEIIRHYEYTESNFLGYGSKESWNEDEDYLYGVLTDYHYGSTEYWDNGHEQRSITRLYNNYHLLISENVQQNSCQRQHETKYYARIGLTFDEQPKQFQLPESATVRFISDSGQREEETQTEFDSTGNPTVQIAPDGTRTDWVYYPAAGDKDACPADPHGFVRYVKSKTVTPGTPSLVGSYDDAPIHQVIYRYDTLPTLPGAPCAYAVVRTYQGVYSAGQLLHESCTRYVNQLDSPHHGRMDTVEKTVYSGQGAGILQAGQSWTHRQAFHYTLTEQGALERTVQWIGHDGLTDTHTESRSYLSGKVWYEEDSQSCTTQYHYDVIGRLLKQVANIGTEYTRNIEYAYAIEQTGMVNTMKTDPLGNLSRTWFDGQGQAYQHEVMRKGQEAQGWLRVLETERDSWGRVVSETHYDWLPTGTDPAQLEKISVSRQTGYDNWGQVCLITDATGTQFRQDYDPVTLTTQQTTEAGSLKFSRTETLYNLQHQPLSVTQYDSAGQQAGQHRYQYDGLGRLRVSIDAQDQKTVYTYDAFNRVSLIQYSDDTKVRKTYAPFSAGDLVVKIEVDGKTLGLREFDSLGRVTSTTVGGRTQTATYQGACPEPEIVTDPLGQRVQFQYEPRLGNVPIRVESPNLTQKLTYDAKSGEMTRAEAVGQATQQYTYTTEGWLQQETVQFDDAGAGPAHSTMYHYSPTGQPTAYQDMTGRSYQLQFDLLGRPMAAVDDEVTVTLRYDATGRMDCWTVLDNKTQKQLTTTLTFDDFNREIERQIENGTDTLTLKQTYTITGQLASRITDSSYAGRLREEHYTYDMARSWLIDYQCTGIECPQDAYGNTLSRQQFTYDRLGNILTCITILEDGSQDSAHFCYDNLDDPCQLTRITHSHPAYPSTIILTYDKAGRLIEDEAGRVLSYDGLGRLASVTQEDTTQTYRYDAIGRLALQQRDKEATRELYYQGSCRVAEIQRENGAVTRLVQADSVPAAMVTDSGVHLLGTDKPGSVLLSVKNGTTARFRYTPYGQQAAANSDPALPGYNGEWQDSTGGGYHLGNGYRTYNPVLMRFTAPDSLSPFGEGGLNPYAYCLGDPINRTDPSGHVSILGLVFGGISMFIGLGLGILGIISAVPTGGASLALLMGVITAVGFVGDACGIASTATQESDPRASAILSWVFLGLGVVGLLGGLGVTAFYRSAKVAREAGFVLSRRSGMVVEGGASTLPANVRQAFKKAVNSGWIEEIEFPQYSGKRSLVLKLPKATYTPSSIRENMYPFLEKMGFNIQSAERQGVGDILSNVVPRSSGGVDINVNAFKNIYLPLKNIPYMKTGGVNFIRYNILNKVNALKDLDKYLVRSQSIFIPLYSATILFKVSMLSLVVAFSINREIKANTVTALAHEENNDDDF is encoded by the coding sequence ATGAGCACTGAATTCTTTTCTCAGGCGACTAATTTCCAGAGCACAGCAACAGGTCGAGTCGATCCGCGTACCGGACTATTTAATTACGTGATGCCGGTGGCTCACCTTATCGGCAATAACCGTCTTGGTCCAGAGCAAATTTTCGCACTTACTTATAGTCCCCTCAACGGGGTGGATAGGGGATTTGGCATCGGTTTTTCCCTGGGACTCACTCAATATGATGCCAAAAACCGACTTTTAATGCTCTCAACGGGTGAGCAGTATAAAGTGTTTGAAACGGATGAAAAGGTCACTTTAAAACAATATAAACAGGATGTGGTTCGCTTTGAAAAAGATGTCGTGCAGAATGTCTACCGAGTGATCCATAAATCCGGTCTAGTGGAGATCCTCAACGGTTCCCGGCATCTCTATGATCTCAAAGTGCCTACTCAAATAGTCAACCCGTTGGGATATACCCTGAAACTGGACTGGATTTATGATACGGGAGCCATGCCCCGTCTTACTGCTGTATCGGACGAAGGGCAGATACTGTTAAAAATCCATGAAAAAACGGCCGCCTATACCTATATTACGGTCTGGCCTGAATCATCGGAATCTTATGGTATCCGGTTACTTTTTGAGAATGATAAAGTCACTCAGATTAACAATGAGACGAGTAACCAAACGTTAATCTGGAAGCTGGAATATGACTCAGACAGCGGTTTTTTAACCCGAGTTTTATCTCCGACAGGCAACACTGAATTTGTGGATTACGATTTTGACGGTCATCAGTTTCCCGAAGAGGCAGATTTGCCGCCTTTGCCGTATGTCACCCGGTACATACAACATTCAAAACAAAATCCTGAAATCATCAGACACTATGAATATACCGAATCTAATTTTCTGGGTTATGGGAGTAAAGAGAGCTGGAATGAGGATGAAGATTATCTCTATGGTGTCCTGACAGACTATCACTACGGCTCAACTGAATATTGGGACAATGGCCATGAGCAGCGTAGCATTACCCGACTTTACAATAACTACCATCTGCTGATTTCAGAAAATGTGCAACAAAACAGCTGCCAGCGGCAGCATGAGACGAAATATTATGCCCGAATAGGGCTGACATTTGATGAACAGCCGAAGCAGTTCCAGTTGCCGGAATCCGCCACGGTTCGCTTTATCAGCGACAGCGGTCAGCGAGAGGAAGAAACCCAAACCGAGTTTGATTCGACAGGCAATCCCACCGTCCAGATCGCGCCGGATGGCACCCGCACTGACTGGGTGTATTATCCGGCGGCAGGCGATAAAGATGCTTGTCCCGCTGACCCGCACGGGTTTGTCCGTTATGTTAAATCAAAAACCGTCACGCCGGGCACACCTTCTCTAGTAGGTAGCTATGATGATGCACCAATACATCAGGTTATTTACCGCTATGATACCTTACCAACCTTGCCGGGTGCCCCGTGTGCTTATGCGGTGGTGCGCACGTATCAGGGGGTGTACAGTGCTGGGCAGTTACTGCATGAAAGTTGCACTCGGTATGTCAACCAGTTGGATTCCCCTCATCACGGACGGATGGATACGGTTGAGAAAACGGTCTACAGTGGGCAGGGTGCAGGAATATTGCAGGCTGGTCAGAGCTGGACTCATCGGCAGGCCTTCCATTATACCCTGACAGAGCAAGGAGCACTGGAACGCACCGTACAGTGGATTGGTCACGATGGACTGACAGATACCCATACAGAAAGCCGTTCTTATCTTAGCGGCAAGGTGTGGTATGAGGAAGACAGTCAGAGCTGCACGACTCAGTACCATTATGATGTTATTGGTCGGCTGCTGAAACAGGTGGCTAATATAGGAACGGAGTATACCCGGAATATCGAATATGCTTACGCCATTGAACAAACGGGGATGGTGAACACGATGAAGACGGATCCCTTAGGCAATCTAAGTCGTACTTGGTTTGACGGGCAGGGGCAGGCTTACCAGCACGAAGTAATGCGGAAAGGGCAGGAAGCTCAAGGATGGCTGCGAGTTCTTGAGACTGAACGGGACAGCTGGGGGCGGGTGGTGAGCGAGACGCATTACGACTGGCTACCGACCGGAACAGATCCGGCACAATTAGAGAAAATTTCAGTCAGCCGACAGACCGGTTATGATAATTGGGGGCAGGTCTGCCTGATAACGGATGCGACGGGCACTCAGTTTCGGCAGGATTATGACCCGGTGACCCTTACCACCCAGCAGACGACCGAAGCCGGGAGTCTGAAATTCAGTCGTACAGAGACTCTGTATAATTTGCAACATCAGCCTCTGAGTGTGACCCAGTATGACAGTGCGGGACAACAGGCCGGCCAGCATAGGTATCAGTATGATGGCCTAGGCAGATTGCGGGTCAGCATTGATGCTCAGGATCAGAAAACCGTTTACACCTATGATGCCTTTAATCGGGTCAGCCTGATTCAGTACAGTGACGACACCAAGGTGCGGAAAACCTACGCGCCGTTCAGTGCTGGTGATTTAGTGGTTAAAATTGAAGTGGACGGCAAGACACTGGGGCTGCGTGAATTTGATAGTCTGGGGCGGGTCACATCCACGACGGTTGGTGGTCGGACTCAGACTGCCACTTATCAGGGGGCTTGTCCAGAGCCAGAGATAGTGACTGATCCACTGGGGCAAAGGGTGCAGTTTCAGTATGAACCTCGGTTGGGTAATGTCCCGATTCGGGTAGAGTCGCCAAACCTTACTCAGAAACTGACCTATGATGCCAAGAGCGGGGAAATGACTCGGGCTGAAGCTGTCGGGCAAGCCACACAGCAATACACTTACACCACGGAAGGGTGGTTACAACAGGAGACGGTACAGTTTGACGATGCCGGAGCCGGTCCAGCGCACAGTACAATGTATCACTATTCCCCTACTGGCCAGCCGACGGCCTATCAGGACATGACCGGAAGATCGTACCAGCTGCAGTTTGATTTGCTGGGTCGTCCCATGGCGGCGGTGGATGATGAGGTGACAGTGACCCTGCGCTATGATGCAACCGGCCGGATGGATTGCTGGACGGTACTAGACAATAAAACCCAGAAACAATTGACTACGACCCTTACCTTTGATGATTTCAACCGGGAAATAGAGCGGCAGATCGAGAATGGGACGGATACGTTGACCCTGAAACAAACTTATACCATCACCGGGCAGCTGGCGAGCCGCATTACCGATTCATCATATGCTGGGCGGCTGAGAGAAGAACACTATACTTACGATATGGCCCGCAGTTGGCTGATAGATTACCAGTGTACGGGGATCGAATGTCCGCAGGATGCGTATGGGAATACCTTGAGTCGCCAGCAATTTACCTATGATCGGCTGGGAAACATACTTACCTGCATCACTATTCTGGAGGATGGTAGTCAGGATAGTGCTCACTTTTGTTACGATAATCTGGATGATCCCTGTCAGCTCACGCGTATCACTCACAGCCACCCAGCCTATCCGTCTACTATCATACTTACTTATGATAAAGCCGGTCGGCTGATTGAGGATGAGGCTGGGCGGGTATTGTCTTATGATGGATTGGGGCGACTGGCATCAGTCACGCAGGAGGATACCACGCAGACTTACCGCTATGATGCGATTGGACGGCTAGCACTGCAGCAGCGTGACAAAGAGGCCACCCGTGAATTGTACTATCAGGGCTCATGCCGAGTAGCAGAAATCCAACGGGAAAACGGGGCGGTGACTCGACTGGTACAAGCTGATAGCGTTCCGGCGGCCATGGTGACGGACAGCGGGGTGCATTTACTGGGCACGGATAAGCCGGGCAGTGTGCTGCTGAGTGTTAAGAATGGCACGACCGCGCGTTTTCGCTATACCCCTTACGGACAGCAGGCGGCAGCAAACAGCGACCCGGCGTTACCGGGTTATAACGGGGAGTGGCAGGACTCAACTGGGGGAGGGTATCATCTAGGCAACGGCTACCGCACGTATAATCCGGTGCTGATGCGGTTTACGGCGCCGGACAGTTTAAGCCCGTTCGGGGAGGGGGGGCTGAACCCATATGCCTACTGCTTGGGTGATCCCATCAACCGGACAGATCCGAGTGGACATGTGAGTATTCTGGGGCTGGTGTTTGGTGGGATTAGCATGTTCATAGGGCTAGGATTAGGGATATTAGGAATAATTTCGGCCGTACCAACTGGTGGCGCATCTTTAGCTCTTTTAATGGGGGTTATAACTGCGGTAGGTTTTGTGGGGGATGCCTGCGGGATTGCCAGCACGGCGACTCAAGAGAGTGACCCGAGGGCTTCCGCGATCCTTAGCTGGGTATTTTTAGGACTGGGAGTTGTGGGTCTGTTAGGTGGATTAGGTGTTACAGCATTTTACCGTTCGGCTAAAGTAGCCAGAGAAGCTGGATTTGTTTTGAGTCGTCGTTCCGGAATGGTAGTAGAGGGAGGAGCATCTACTTTGCCAGCAAATGTGAGGCAAGCCTTTAAAAAAGCAGTAAACTCGGGATGGATTGAGGAAATTGAATTTCCTCAATATAGTGGTAAACGTTCATTAGTACTTAAATTACCTAAAGCAACATATACACCTAGTTCTATACGAGAAAATATGTACCCATTTTTAGAAAAAATGGGGTTTAATATACAATCAGCAGAACGTCAAGGCGTGGGGGATATATTAAGTAATGTAGTACCAAGATCGAGTGGTGGAGTGGATATTAATGTGAATGCATTTAAAAATATTTATTTACCATTAAAAAACATACCCTATATGAAGACAGGAGGCGTTAATTTTATCCGTTATAACATATTAAACAAGGTAAATGCGTTAAAGGATTTAGATAAATATCTTGTACGTAGTCAATCTATTTTTATACCTTTATATTCAGCCACTATACTATTTAAAGTTTCTATGCTTTCTCTTGTGGTTGCTTTTAGTATTAATCGTGAAATTAAGGCTAATACAGTAACAGCATTAGCTCATGAAGAAAACAATGATGATGATTTTTAA
- a CDS encoding OsmC family protein has product MPKALFTATVESAGNLKMKCSSRDFTFHVDEPKNLGGTDEAMNPVEALLSALGACQCIVAKSFARQQKINLIDIQVKIEGELDTDGFTGINKNAKLGFSKITTKFYVKADNTEQEIRDFITFVEHHCPVLDTIVNTPEIVTEIYPV; this is encoded by the coding sequence ATGCCTAAAGCGTTATTTACTGCGACAGTTGAGTCAGCTGGCAATCTCAAAATGAAATGTTCATCACGGGATTTTACTTTTCATGTCGATGAGCCAAAAAATCTCGGTGGGACTGATGAAGCAATGAATCCCGTGGAAGCATTACTGTCTGCATTGGGTGCATGTCAATGTATTGTGGCAAAAAGTTTTGCCCGCCAGCAAAAAATCAATTTAATTGATATTCAGGTTAAAATAGAAGGTGAGCTGGATACAGATGGTTTTACCGGGATCAATAAAAATGCCAAACTAGGATTTTCAAAAATCACCACCAAATTTTACGTTAAAGCCGATAATACTGAACAAGAGATCCGAGATTTTATTACGTTTGTCGAACATCATTGCCCTGTTCTCGATACCATCGTCAATACACCAGAAATTGTCACTGAGATTTATCCAGTCTAA
- the glpG gene encoding rhomboid family intramembrane serine protease GlpG yields the protein MIHVTSISNPRLAQAFIDYMATQNIHLIIRPDKESQLIELWLEDDSQLNRVEQELHLFTRDPLHERYQAASWQTGKPVIAFKYPNNLNLSTLKSQSGPLTIAITILCILVYFWMAVAGDQAVMNWLAWPQDREQYLALWRLFSPALLHFSLTHLLFNLALWWYFGSQIEKKIGSGKLFEITIVSAVFSGWAQSLFSGVAFGGLSGVVYALIGYSWLTGEMSPKRGISAPRGLIAISVIWLLVGYWDLFSLNIANAAHVAGLIIGLLMGLWDNLRKQKNQ from the coding sequence ATGATCCATGTAACCTCTATATCCAACCCTCGACTGGCTCAGGCCTTTATTGATTATATGGCGACCCAAAATATTCATTTGATTATTCGGCCCGACAAGGAGTCGCAACTCATTGAGCTTTGGTTAGAAGATGATAGCCAACTAAACCGGGTTGAACAGGAACTTCACCTTTTTACCCGCGATCCGCTTCATGAACGTTATCAAGCAGCCAGTTGGCAAACGGGCAAACCTGTTATCGCCTTTAAGTATCCAAACAACCTGAATTTGAGTACGCTCAAAAGTCAATCGGGGCCGCTGACAATCGCTATCACGATACTCTGTATCCTCGTCTACTTTTGGATGGCAGTGGCAGGCGATCAGGCTGTGATGAACTGGCTGGCGTGGCCTCAAGATCGTGAACAGTACCTGGCGTTGTGGCGCTTATTCAGCCCGGCTCTGCTGCATTTCTCGCTGACACATCTCCTCTTTAATCTCGCATTATGGTGGTATTTCGGCAGCCAGATAGAAAAAAAGATTGGCAGCGGTAAACTTTTTGAAATCACAATCGTCTCAGCGGTTTTCAGTGGCTGGGCACAATCGCTGTTCAGTGGCGTGGCTTTCGGGGGATTATCCGGGGTGGTTTACGCCCTGATCGGGTATAGCTGGTTAACCGGTGAAATGTCCCCCAAGCGCGGAATCAGCGCCCCCAGAGGATTAATCGCTATCTCTGTCATTTGGTTATTGGTGGGCTACTGGGATCTTTTTTCATTAAATATCGCCAATGCCGCCCATGTTGCAGGATTAATTATCGGGTTATTGATGGGGCTGTGGGATAATTTGCGTAAACAAAAAAATCAATAA
- a CDS encoding IS1 family transposase (programmed frameshift): MALVEVKCRFCGQTTPVKKHGKGEGGHQRYYCQSCRRTFQLEYTYRACHSGIKEQIVKLAMNNAGIRDTARALHVSINAVVRTFKKLAPRCVTTLPLDTPELQLICEVDEMWSFISNKKRQRWLWYAWEPRLKRIVAHAFGARSKQTLRTLLEKLSAFDVAFWCTDNFGAYDILADEKHITGKLYTQRIERENLNLRNRLKRLNRKTLGYSKSVEMHDKIIGTFIEREFYY; this comes from the exons ATGGCATTAGTTGAAGTGAAGTGTCGGTTTTGTGGCCAAACCACGCCTGTTAAAAAACACGGTAAAGGAGAAGGTGGGCATCAACGATATTATTGCCAGTCCTGTCGTAGAACCTTCCAGCTCGAATACACTTACCGGGCTTGCCATTCGGGTATAAAAGAGCAAATCGTCAAGCTTGCCATGAATAACGCCGGTATTCGTGATACGGCACGGGCACTTCATGTCAGCATTAACGCTGTTGTACGCACTT TTAAAAAACTCGCGCCGCGATGTGTAACCACGCTGCCGCTGGATACCCCTGAGCTTCAGCTTATCTGTGAAGTCGATGAAATGTGGTCATTCATCAGTAACAAAAAACGGCAACGCTGGTTGTGGTACGCGTGGGAGCCTCGCTTGAAACGTATTGTCGCTCACGCTTTTGGCGCCCGTAGCAAACAGACACTCAGGACGTTGCTGGAAAAGTTATCCGCTTTTGATGTGGCATTCTGGTGCACCGATAATTTCGGGGCATATGACATATTGGCTGATGAGAAACATATCACCGGTAAACTTTATACTCAACGTATTGAACGAGAAAATCTGAACCTGCGTAACAGGCTAAAGCGACTCAATCGCAAGACGCTGGGTTATTCTAAGTCAGTTGAAATGCATGACAAGATCATTGGCACATTCATCGAGCGTGAGTTCTATTATTGA
- the bioH gene encoding pimeloyl-ACP methyl ester esterase BioH yields MNQLFWQTIGDAPRDLVMLHGWGLNAEVWRSVETRLASHFRLHLVELPGYGRSQSYPAMSLADMADIVWQQAPENALWLGWSLGGLVASRIALDHTAQVAGLVTVASSPRFSADGDWPGIKPEVLCAFEHQLRVDFQKTVERFLALQTLGTDSARQDARELKSVILNQPMPSVDVLNAGLEILRTDDLREELSRLPLPFLRLYGHLDGLVPRKIVSLLDSAWPHTHSVIMRHAAHAPFISHPDEFVEILMNFASSMEW; encoded by the coding sequence ATGAATCAGTTGTTTTGGCAGACAATCGGTGATGCACCTCGTGATCTTGTGATGCTGCACGGATGGGGGCTAAACGCTGAGGTTTGGCGTTCAGTAGAAACACGATTGGCTTCGCATTTTCGTTTGCATCTGGTGGAGTTGCCGGGATATGGTCGTAGCCAATCTTATCCGGCGATGTCTTTGGCGGATATGGCTGATATTGTCTGGCAGCAGGCACCAGAAAATGCCTTATGGCTCGGTTGGTCTTTGGGGGGATTGGTGGCCAGTCGGATTGCGTTGGATCATACGGCACAGGTTGCGGGGTTAGTGACGGTGGCTTCTTCACCAAGATTTAGTGCTGATGGGGATTGGCCAGGGATTAAGCCTGAGGTTTTGTGTGCGTTTGAACATCAATTGAGGGTGGATTTCCAAAAGACAGTCGAACGTTTTCTGGCTTTGCAGACACTGGGAACCGATAGCGCCCGTCAGGATGCGCGAGAATTGAAATCAGTCATACTGAATCAGCCGATGCCGTCAGTCGATGTACTCAATGCCGGGTTAGAAATCCTGCGTACTGATGATTTAAGGGAGGAATTATCCCGGCTACCATTACCTTTTCTGCGCCTTTATGGTCACCTCGATGGTTTAGTCCCCCGCAAAATTGTTTCACTGCTTGATAGTGCATGGCCACATACGCATTCTGTTATTATGCGTCATGCCGCACATGCTCCTTTTATTTCCCATCCTGATGAGTTTGTCGAAATATTAATGAACTTTGCTTCCAGTATGGAATGGTAA
- a CDS encoding DeoR/GlpR family transcriptional regulator: MKQTQRHDAIIELVHLQGYVSTEELVEHFDVSPQTIRRDLNDLADKNKIQRHHGGAALPSSSVNTAYHDRKIMLSDEKARIAQQVATQIPNGATLFIDIGTTPEAVAHALLDHRDLRIVTNNLNVATLFMGKEDFRLILAGGEVRPRDGGIIGEATLDFISQFRLDFGILGISGIDNDGSLLEFDYHEVRTKRAIIENSRCVMLVADHSKFGRSAMVNLGNMNLIDFLFTDKAPPPYLQKIIEQHSVRLELC; encoded by the coding sequence GTGAAGCAAACTCAGCGACATGATGCAATAATCGAGTTGGTGCACCTTCAAGGTTATGTCAGCACTGAAGAGCTGGTTGAACATTTTGATGTTAGCCCGCAGACAATCCGACGTGATTTAAATGATCTCGCAGATAAAAATAAAATCCAGCGTCATCACGGCGGTGCCGCACTGCCCTCCAGCTCCGTCAATACCGCCTATCATGATCGTAAGATAATGTTATCGGATGAAAAAGCCCGTATTGCCCAGCAAGTGGCTACCCAAATTCCAAATGGCGCAACCTTATTCATTGATATTGGCACAACACCAGAAGCCGTAGCACATGCTCTGCTCGACCATCGCGATTTACGGATTGTCACCAACAACCTCAATGTCGCCACGCTGTTTATGGGCAAAGAAGATTTTCGTCTGATTTTAGCAGGTGGTGAAGTACGTCCCCGTGATGGCGGCATTATTGGTGAAGCAACTCTGGATTTTATTTCTCAGTTCCGCCTTGATTTCGGCATTCTTGGGATCAGCGGCATTGATAATGATGGCTCCCTACTGGAATTCGATTACCACGAAGTCCGTACCAAACGCGCTATTATTGAAAACTCCCGTTGTGTCATGCTGGTTGCCGATCATTCAAAATTTGGCCGGAGTGCGATGGTGAATCTCGGTAATATGAACCTCATTGATTTCTTGTTCACGGATAAAGCGCCACCTCCCTACCTCCAGAAAATTATTGAACAACATAGTGTCAGGCTGGAGCTGTGCTGA